One Myotis daubentonii chromosome 3, mMyoDau2.1, whole genome shotgun sequence genomic window carries:
- the NDUFB4 gene encoding NADH dehydrogenase [ubiquinone] 1 beta subcomplex subunit 4 produces MSNPKYKPARLATLPPTLDPAEYDISPEARKAQAERLAIRSRLKREYLLQYNNPSRHGLIEDPALARWTYARTANVYPNFRPTPKNSLLGAVIGIGPLIFWYYVFKTDRDRKEKLIKEGKLDRRYNISY; encoded by the exons ATGTCGAACCCTAAGTACAAGCCGGCGCGCCTGGCCACTTTGCCCCCTACCCTTGACCCCGCCGAATATGACATATCTCCGGAAGCCCGGAAGGCGCAAGCCGAGCGGCTGGCCATAAGATCCCGGCTTAAAAGGGAGTACCTGCTCCAGTACAACAACCCCAGCCGCCACGGGCTCATC GAAGATCCTGCCTTGGCTCGTTGGACCTACGCAAGAACAGCAAATGTTTATCCCAATTTCAGACCCACTCCCAAGAACTCACTCCTAGGAGCTGTGATTGGAATTGGGCCCCTCATCTTCTGGTATTACGTTTTTAAAACTGACAGA gatagaaaagaaaaacttatCAAGgaaggaaaattggacagaagaTACAACATCTCATATTAA